One region of Arthrobacter sp. StoSoilB22 genomic DNA includes:
- a CDS encoding IclR family transcriptional regulator — MAANNNPDPDKDVDAPNGGVQSVDRALQILEILAREGDAGVSEIAEEMGIHKSTVSRLVGSLVSREIVRQNSERGKYQLGFGILRLASSIPGRLSVVHEARQVLESLAAEYKETVNLAVLRSNYAVNVDQAMGPSTLATYDWVGSLTPLHATSSGKVLLAALTADERAQVFKAVGLPARTPRTVTNRGELEKQLLDVARNGYATVHEEFEIGLTAIAVPIFNHAGSVIAAVSISGPSFRFSPEEQPGLIEGLREAGLTISARMGYRYR; from the coding sequence ATGGCCGCAAACAACAACCCGGACCCTGACAAGGACGTGGACGCCCCAAATGGCGGCGTGCAATCGGTGGACCGTGCGCTCCAGATCCTGGAAATCCTGGCCCGCGAAGGCGATGCCGGAGTGAGTGAAATCGCCGAGGAAATGGGCATCCACAAATCCACGGTGTCCCGGTTGGTGGGGTCCTTGGTCAGCCGTGAGATCGTCCGGCAGAACAGTGAACGCGGCAAGTATCAGCTGGGTTTCGGAATCCTCCGCCTCGCATCGTCCATTCCTGGCAGGCTCAGCGTGGTGCACGAGGCACGCCAGGTTTTGGAGTCGCTGGCCGCCGAATACAAGGAGACGGTCAACCTCGCCGTCCTGCGGTCAAACTACGCCGTCAACGTGGATCAGGCCATGGGGCCCTCAACGCTGGCCACGTACGACTGGGTGGGAAGCCTGACGCCGCTGCACGCCACCTCCAGCGGCAAAGTCCTTCTTGCGGCTTTGACCGCCGATGAACGAGCCCAGGTTTTCAAGGCAGTGGGCCTGCCCGCACGGACGCCTCGAACTGTCACAAACCGCGGCGAGCTGGAGAAGCAGCTGCTGGACGTGGCCCGGAACGGGTACGCCACAGTCCACGAAGAGTTTGAAATCGGCCTTACTGCCATTGCCGTGCCGATCTTCAACCACGCTGGCAGCGTCATAGCCGCCGTCAGCATTTCCGGGCCGTCGTTCCGCTTTTCTCCGGAGGAACAGCCCGGACTCATTGAGGGCCTTCGGGAGGCCGGACTGACCATCAGCGCCCGCATGGGTTACAGGTACCGCTAG